GCCACTTCTTCCCATACTTTCTCCCGACTTTTCTTACTGGTCAGATAATCTTTTAAGATCAACCCATCTTTCATTTCAATAATACGGTCAGATTTGGCGGCAATATGATCATTATGAGTGACCAGGATAAACGCCGTATTCAGAGTAGTGTTTATCTCTCTCATTAATTCATAAACCTGTTCCGTTGTTTCACTGTCTAAATTACCCGTAGGTTCATCGGCTAAAATAATAGCCGGCTCATTAATAAGAGACCGAGCAATGGCTACCCGTTGCTGCTGCCCACCGGATAAATCCGTAGCTTTATTGTTTAGTCGCTCTTTTAAGCCCACTAATTCCAACAACTCTTTGGCCCGGCCTTCTTTGGCTCGGCTGCTGCTATGGCTTTTAATCCAGGTAGGAATCAGCACATTCTCCAAAGCCGTAAATTCTGGCAGCAGATGATGAAACTGAAAAATAAACCCTATATTACGATTTCGAAAATCCGCCAGCTCCCG
This region of Tindallia magadiensis genomic DNA includes:
- a CDS encoding ABC transporter ATP-binding protein; translation: MGCVSLLEMKGITKVYGTTIKTKALGGIDLKFETGEFSSIIGYSGSGKTTLLNILGALDRPTEGSVWFQEGEVTAMSDRELADFRNRNIGFIFQFHHLLPEFTALENVLIPTWIKSHSSSRAKEGRAKELLELVGLKERLNNKATDLSGGQQQRVAIARSLINEPAIILADEPTGNLDSETTEQVYELMREINTTLNTAFILVTHNDHIAAKSDRIIEMKDGLILKDYLTSKKSREKVWEEVAPKYCRHCYEDSEESQLL